The genome window AGTGCCATTCCCATTTATCTTTAATTGCCACACAGTTAGCTGACATCTCATTTGCATCATGAATAATGCGGGCTAGTGCTAAGAACCAGGTTGCTAAGAACTGAGAGATCTTCTTAGCTCATAGAACTTCACATTCTGTGTGCATATCCCTCACCCGGGTGCAATTTCTGCACTATCGTGGTCCGTTTACCATGTGTAAGCTACTGTAAACATAGAGAAACACGCAGAATATAAGTGGCACAAACCTTGCTCTATATGACTGTTTGGCGTATGTGTGGACCAGGACAATGACCGGAAAATCAAAAGCGATCAAATTCATCGTGCTCGGACTGGCCCTTGCGGGGGCCGTCGGCTACCTGTTTGTCTCCGGGATGAGCAGTTCCATGGTCTACTACTTCACCCTGGAAGAGATGTCCCTCACGCCGCCGCGGGTGGGCGAGGAGGTGCGGCTCGCCGGGTGGGTCAAGGATGGTTCCATCTCCGGTTCCATGCTGGAAGGGGGCATCGCTTTCGTCATGACCGACGGTGAGCGCGAGCAACCGGTGAGCTACTCCGGCCAGGTACCCGACACCTTCGAGAACGGGGCCGAGGTCATCGTCGAAGGGATCTTCCGCGGGAAGCCGGTCTTCGAGGCGGCGACCATGCTGGCCAAGTGCCCTTCCAAGTACGAGGCCACCAAGCCCGGCCAGGAGAGAGGCGAGGATCTGTGAACGCCATGGGCGCGGCGGCTCTTTTCGTTGCCCTCCTCGTCAGCCTTTACGGGACGGGAGCCGCCCTCGCCGGGGCCCTTAACGGGCGGCGGAACCTGGTCAAAAGCTCCCTGCTGTCGGTCTACCTGAGCTTCGTGCTGGTGACCATCTCGTCGGCCGCCCTCCTCAGGGCTTTCCTCGCGCGGGATTTTTCCATCCTGTACGTTTTCGAATATTCCAGCAGGGCCCTGTCCGACACCTACGCCGTCACCGCTTTCTGGGCCGGGCAGGAGGGCTCCCTGCTCCTGTGGGCCTGGCTGCTTACCGCTTTCGCTGCCCTGGCGCTCCACCGCAATCGCAACAGGCTCCCCGATATGCTTCCCTGGGCCACCTTCATCCTGATGCTCAACGCCTCCTTTTTCCTCCTGCTTTTAAACTTCGTGACCGACCCTTTTGCCCCATTTCCCGGTCCGACCCCCGCCGACGG of bacterium contains these proteins:
- a CDS encoding cytochrome c maturation protein CcmE, with product MTGKSKAIKFIVLGLALAGAVGYLFVSGMSSSMVYYFTLEEMSLTPPRVGEEVRLAGWVKDGSISGSMLEGGIAFVMTDGEREQPVSYSGQVPDTFENGAEVIVEGIFRGKPVFEAATMLAKCPSKYEATKPGQERGEDL